The following coding sequences are from one Methanohalophilus halophilus window:
- a CDS encoding CHAD domain-containing protein: protein MGSGKSLIIGLFAVIAGATLGIGGAMALMLMELNRYSPPGEILVTIGAFATGLALILLGLNLLIKQEIGYTLLSAILYAIIIGGFIYLYPEKWIYPNVSYIALGYLATTLFLITRIFKEMLIHLLGTKQHKLKNNSKNNSFFIALAQLIMMELTGNQEQEDQSKIGGEYIMNQDYEELQVAEELKEKQIEIAPEEEKDDNTKSKNKNEIQTDDTMAEAARKIFQKHFKKMQKHEMGTKVGRDIEELHDMRVAAMRIKAGFEVLNPYLDMKELGGYLKGIKRTRKALGNVRDMDVFLERIDHYCDELPEERKGELDFLKDNIEIERAKERGNMLEYLDGKRYNRFKKKFEDALGKNKYWKMEDENSKGTPRPTSVREVFPTLVYGQYANVLAYEDKVGPDPHEAPLEVLHRLRIDVKILRYTFEFFQEVLGDEAKQTIKRLKSLQDNLGDMHDAAVAIELLNGFKESGHWGDKSTSYGEGENNSVDGHIDAFIHYKEEEIKKLRDEFPAEWESITGPEFGKMFAESIAGMYSKNI from the coding sequence ATGGGCTCGGGCAAATCTTTGATTATTGGTCTTTTTGCAGTAATAGCAGGCGCAACACTGGGAATAGGGGGCGCTATGGCCCTTATGCTTATGGAATTGAACCGTTATTCACCGCCAGGGGAAATATTGGTGACCATTGGCGCATTTGCAACGGGGCTCGCACTCATACTGCTGGGATTGAATCTTTTAATAAAACAGGAAATCGGTTATACCCTGCTAAGTGCCATCTTATATGCAATCATTATAGGCGGGTTTATTTACCTCTATCCTGAAAAATGGATATATCCGAACGTGTCCTATATCGCACTGGGATACCTAGCCACTACACTCTTTCTTATAACAAGGATATTCAAAGAAATGCTTATTCATCTTTTAGGGACAAAGCAACATAAATTAAAAAATAACTCTAAAAATAATTCATTTTTTATTGCCCTGGCCCAACTTATAATGATGGAACTTACAGGTAATCAAGAGCAAGAAGACCAAAGCAAGATTGGGGGAGAATACATTATGAATCAGGATTACGAAGAACTACAAGTTGCAGAGGAGCTGAAAGAAAAGCAAATCGAAATCGCTCCTGAAGAAGAAAAAGACGATAACACAAAATCAAAAAATAAGAATGAGATCCAAACCGATGACACAATGGCCGAAGCCGCCCGGAAGATCTTCCAGAAACATTTCAAGAAAATGCAAAAGCATGAAATGGGAACAAAAGTCGGCAGGGATATAGAAGAGCTACATGACATGCGTGTGGCTGCCATGCGTATCAAAGCCGGTTTCGAAGTTCTCAATCCCTACCTTGACATGAAAGAACTTGGCGGATATCTCAAAGGAATAAAACGCACCCGAAAAGCACTCGGCAATGTAAGGGACATGGACGTATTCCTTGAGCGTATTGACCACTATTGCGATGAGTTGCCAGAAGAACGTAAAGGAGAACTCGATTTCCTGAAAGATAACATCGAGATAGAAAGGGCCAAAGAAAGAGGGAATATGCTGGAATACCTGGATGGTAAAAGGTACAACAGGTTCAAGAAAAAATTTGAGGATGCCTTGGGGAAAAATAAGTACTGGAAAATGGAAGATGAAAACAGTAAAGGCACTCCCCGCCCTACCAGTGTAAGAGAAGTATTTCCCACACTTGTTTATGGCCAATATGCAAACGTCCTTGCCTATGAAGACAAAGTAGGTCCTGACCCCCATGAAGCACCTCTGGAAGTACTGCACAGATTACGTATAGATGTGAAAATCCTGCGTTATACCTTTGAATTCTTCCAGGAAGTCCTGGGAGACGAAGCCAAACAGACAATAAAGCGGCTGAAAAGTCTTCAGGATAATTTGGGAGATATGCATGATGCAGCCGTTGCTATCGAGCTTCTGAACGGATTCAAGGAAAGTGGACACTGGGGGGACAAAAGTACCTCCTATGGAGAAGGGGAAAACAATTCTGTTGATGGCCATATTGATGCATTCATCCATTACAAAGAAGAAGAAATAAAAAAACTGCGGGATGAATTCCCTGCTGAATGGGAAAGTATTACCGGACCGGAATTTGGGAAGATGTTTGCAGAATCCATTGCAGGCATGTATTCAAAAAATATCTGA